The uncultured Trichococcus sp. DNA window CCCAAGCCAAATTGGAAATTTTGGAGGGGTTGAAGCCGGAAGGGACGTTCATCTGTCCCGGCGACGAACCATTGATTTCCGAAGAGCTGCCCCAGGGATGCGACTTCCGTCAGCTGACTTTCGGTACGGACGAAACGGCTGCTGTCTATGCCTATGACATCGTTCCTGGCAAAAACAGAACGACTTTCCATGTGAATCTGGATCCGAGCGTCAATCTGGAGATCCCGGTATTGGGCGTGTACAATGTCCGGAATGCTTTGGCTGCTTTAGCCGCCGCCCAGGTACTGGGCATGACGATCGCTGAGGCGAAGGAAGCGTTGGCGACCTTCCAACTGACCGCCAACCGCACACAGTGGCTTGATGGCGTAAACGGCTCGCAACTGCTGAATGATGCCTACAATGCGAGTCCGACTTCGATGACGGCGGTGCTGCGCTCGTTCGCGAATCTTCCGCGCGAGGGCAAGAAGATTATCGTGCTCGGTGATATCCGTGAATTGGGTGAACATTCCGCGGAAATGCACGCAGCCTTGGCAACGGAAATTTCCCCTGAGGAGTTCGATCAGGTCTATCTTTACGGTACGGAAATGCGTGCTCTTTATGAAAACTTAAGGACTGCCTTTCCGGAAGGGACACTTTATCATTATGTTGGGGAAAAGGCACCATTGATCGACAAGCTGAAGTCCGAACTGCAATACGCCGACCAAGTGCTGATCAAATCCAGTTTCGGCACTGATTTATTGGCGGTTGTGGCAGCTTTACGTGTATAATAGAAAGCGTAAGGGATTTGGATGGTTCGAGTCGCCGCAAATGCAATGGAATCCCCCTTTTCAGCCAATTCGGGTCACACGCGTCAATTGTCGGTAAATTGCAGTTTTATTTGTCATTTTCATTGAAAATATACTTACAACAGGTTTTTTTTGTAAGGAATTTCATTATTTTAAGAGAAAATGATTTGTAAAAATCTGCGGAACATGTTATTATTGCTGTTGGTAAGAATAGAGAAATAAGAGGGTTTTTTCTGCGAAGTGCAGAATGTTTGATTTATCAAGCTTTCTATTCAAGGGATTAAGTAAAAAAGGTTTATCTTTTATTTATAAGATTATGAACCGTATGAGATATACGGGTAAAAGAAAAGACTCTCTAAATTTTAGTTTCTCAAAATTAGGAGGAAACATGAAATTTTCAGAATTAGGGTTAAACGCGGAGTTATTGAAATCGATTGAGCAAATGGGATTTGAGGAAGCAACACCGATCCAAGAACAAACAATTCCTTTGGCATTGCAAGGGTTGGACGTTATTGGGCAAGCACAAACCGGTACTGGTAAAACAGCTGCTTTCGGATTGCCTATGCTGCAAAAAATCGACAACAACAACAAAGTTATTCAAGGTATCGTTATTGCACCTACACGTGAGTTGGCTATCCAAACGCAAGAAGAATTGTACCGTTTGAGCCGCGACAAAAAAGTGTCCGTGCAGGTTGTCTACGGTGGAGCTGACATCAACCGTCAAATCCGTGCTTTGAAAAACAGACCGCAAATTATTGTCGGAACGCCTGGTCGTCTTTTGGACCACATCAAACGCAAAACAATCCGTCTGGATCACATCGAAACATTAGTTCTGGATGAAGCAGATGAAATGCTGAACATGGGCTTCTTGGAAGACATCGAAGCAATCTTGAGCGAAACACCGGCTGAACGTCAAACATTGTTGTTCTCAGCTACAATGCCTGACTCAATCAAAAAAATCGGTGTCAAATTCATGCACGCTCCAGAGCATGTCAAAATCAAAGCATCACACACTGCAGCTAACTTAATCGATCAGTATTTCGTTAAATGTAAGGACTTTGAAAAATTCGATACAATGACTCGTTTGTTCGATGTGCAAAATCCTGAATTGGCTATCGTATTCGGCCGTACAAAACGTCGTGTAGACGAATTGTCAAAAGGTTTGGAATTGCGTGGTTACCGTGCAGAAGGAATCCACGGCGACTTGACGCAACAAAAACGTATGAGCGTATTGAACGCATTCAAGACAGGCGATTTGGACATCTTGGTAGCGACTGACGTTGCTGCTCGTGGATTGGATATTTCAGGTGTTACACACGTATACAACTACGATATCCCTCAAGATCCAGAGAGCTATGTTCACCGTATCGGCCGTACAGGTCGTGCCGGTAAAGAAGGTATGTCAGTGACTTTCGTTACACCAAACGAAATGGATTACTTGCGTACAATCGAAAACCTGACCAAAAAACCAATCACTCCATTACAACCACCGAGTGATGAAGAAGCTTTCCGCGGCCAAGTGAAAACAGCCATGGATGAAGTGGAAACATTGGTTAAAGAAACAGAAACAGACAAATACAAACGTGCAGCTGTTCGCTTGCTTGAAGAGCACACTGCTGAAGATTTGGTGGCAGCATTCTTGAAGAGCCTTTCTAAAGATGCTACTGATGTTCCTGTTAAAATCACACCAGAACGTCCATTGCCTTCAAGAAAAGGTAAAGGCGGCGGTGGTTACAAAGGTAAAGGTGGCGGCGGCTACAAAGGTAACCGTAGTTCATCAGACAGACGTGGCGGCGGAGAACGCGGCGGTGAGCGCAGTTTCAACAAAAATCGCTCAAGCGACAGTAAACCACGCTCCGGCGGCAAACGCTATGATGACAAACGTGGTGGCGGCAGCAGTGCCAGCGCACCTAAGAAAAGCAGCCATAGCTTCACTATCCGTAACAACAACGACTAATCAGTGATAAAACCTCTTCTCCAATTGGCCTGTGCCAGGGGAAGAGGTTTTTCTTATGCTGGAAATTTTTTGTTTTTTTGGTAAAATGAGAACAATGTATGCGGAGGAGGCGGTGATCGGAATGATTTATGGGATAGGATTGGACGTAACCGAGCTGGACCGCATCACAAGTGCCTATGAGCGGCGGCCAGGTTTTGCGGAAAGGGTTTTGACCGAAGCGGAACTGAAATTGTTCCTGGTTTTGAGTGGGTCACGCCAAATGGAATTTCTGGCAGGACGCTATGCCGCAAAAGAAGCTTTCTCGAAGGCTTACGGAACAGGCATCGGCAAACTGTCTTTCCAAGATATCGAAATTTTGCCGGGAGAGAACCGGAAGCCTGAAATAACCAGATCCCCGTTCGAAGGGAATGGGTTCGTATCCATCACGCATTCGGGGAACATCATCGCCGCGCAAGTGGTACTAGAAAAGTAAAGGGGTCTTTTACATGGTAGTAGGAAAGCACCGTCCGACGATAGCAACTGTCGATTTGGAAGCTATTTCGTGGAACATCCAACAAATCAGAAAGGGTCTATCGCCAGGAAAGAAATTTTTCGCGGTCGTCAAAGCCGATGCCTATGGATTGGGAGCCGTACCGGTAGCGAAAGCGGCGAAGGAAGCTGGCGTGGACGGTTTCTGTGTCGCGCTGTTGGATGAGGCCATGGAGCTACGGGAGAATGGGCTGTCCGATGACTTTATCATGGTTGTGGGTCCGACGGAGGCAGAAGATGCTGCACTCATAGCGGATAACGGGATCAGCGTGGCCGTCACGGCAACGGAATGGTTGGAAGCGGCCTTGCCGTATCTGCAGGAACGCCAAACGGATCTGCCGGTCCGCGTTCATATGGCGATCGATACTGGGATGGGCCGCATCGGCCTGCGCACGGTCGAGGAGGTCAAGGCCTTCGAGGCGCGCCTTGCCGAACTGGAGGGCTTTGTTTTTGAAGGCATCTTTACGCACTTCGCAACGGCCGATGGTGAAGATCCGACATTGGTGGAGCAGCAGCTGAATTTGTTTGAGGACATCTTGGAGGCATTGGCCCAACGACCGCCGATTGTGCATCTGGCGAATTCCGCGATTTCGCTTTGGCATGAAGCGTTCCGGACGGATGCGGTCCGTGTCGGAATCGCGATGTATGGCTACAACCCTTCCGACACCGTGTTGGAGTTGCCTTATGAACTGAAGCCATCCGTGCAGTTGGATACGCAGATCAGCTATGTCAAACAGATGCATGAAGGCGACACGATCGCATACGGCGCCCGCTACCGCGCTTTTGAGGGGGAATGGATCGCTACACTTCCGATCGGCTATGCCGACGGATGGAGACGGGATCTTCGCCATCAGACGGTCATCGTCGATGGCCAGCGCTGCCCGATCCGGGGAGTCATCTGCATGGATCAATGCATGATCAGCCTTCCAAAAGAATATCCGGTCGGGACCAAAGTGACGCTCCTGGGGGAAAACGGCGGACTCGTCAATAACCCATCCGAAATGGCCGTAACAATCGATACGATCGGATATGAAATTTTGACGGGAATCAATGCCCGCGTCCCGCGCGTCTACAAATAGAAGAACCGAAAAAATAAGGGAAGCTGTCCAGTGCCTGCTGAAGGCGGACAGCTTTTTTGTGATGAAAATCAGATGAAAATGTGCCGCCAGTCGTTTTCAAAAGCGAACATGTGTGGTAAACTGTCTTGGCTCACAGATGAGTGCGTGGTTCGTCTACCATCCCACGAAAAAAAACTAGGAGGTTTTTAGATTGAGTACAAGAAAAATGGTGATCAATACAATTATCGCAGCACTTTATGTTGCGTTGACAGGGATTTTTGCTTTTATGTCGTTCGGTGCCATCCAATTCCGTGTTTCAGAAATGCTGAATCATTTGGTGGGTTACCACAAAGATTACAAATACGGTGTGTTGGCGGGAGTTTTTATCGCCAATCTGATTTTTTCAACGTTAGGTGCCTGGGACTTGGTTTTCGGATTTGGCCAGACATTGATCTCTTTCCTTATTCTGGAAAAATTGTTCAAACCCAACGATTCCGAAATGAAACGCATGATGTTGACCGCGCTCGTCTTCACCTTGACGATGGTTTTTGTCGCGATTGAGCTATACATCGTTCTTGATTTGCCTTTCTGGTTCAGCTTTGCGACAGCGGCATTCGGTGAGGCGGTCGTGCTGGTTGTGTCAGCGCCGCTCATGAAATACCTGAACAAGATCATCGGTTTTGCCGATAAAATGGCTTGATCCGTTAAAAATTGATATGAGAAAAACTGGAGAGCGGGGGCTTTTGCTGGATGGACAGCAGAGCCTCCTGTTTTTTTGCTAGGATATGTCTCATCGTTCTCTTATAATAGAGAGGTAATCCAAAAAGAGGGAGGAAATAATATATGGAAATGTACGCAATTACAGTCGGTCCGATCCAAGAAAACTGTTATTTTTTGATTGGAGACCATGAAAATGACACGATCATCTTTGACCCAGGTGAGCAAGCGGAGGACATCATCGCAGCTATCGAAGAGAATGAGTTGCATCCGATAGCGATCGTGTTGACCCATGCGCACTACGATCATATCGGAGCCCTCGAAACGATCCGGGAAAAATACGATGTTCCCGTTTACCAAAATCCAATCGAACGCGAGTGGCTGTTGGATCCGCAACTGAATGGATCCGCAAGCAATCCGAACGTTCCCGATGTCCGACTTGCGAAGGAAGCGGATGTCTTCTTTGAGGAGATGGGGCCCTACCAAATCGGCGAGTTCCGTTTTGAGATGCAACATATTCCTGGCCATTCGCCAGGAAGCACCGTCTTCATTTTCCGCGAGAACGGGTTCGCGATCGTTGGGGATGTCATCTTTAAAGGTAGCGTCGGCCGCAGCGATTTGCCGGGCGGCAGCCATGAAACCTTGATCGCAGGCATCCAGAAATACATCGTACCTCTTCCGGGAGAAATGGTTCTGTTCCCTGGACACGGCGATCCTACGACAGTAAGGGAAGAAATCTATTCCAACCCCTATCTGAATGGCGCTACCCGCTGATCCGGGTATGCGCAAAAAAGTCGGACAAGCACAAGGCTTCGTCCGACTTTTTGTATTAGTTTTTAGATCGAGCGGGCGTCTGGAGCCTGAGTGGAATTCCCGATGAAGGCTTGCTCGCCGGGAAAACGCCACTCCGGACGCTCAATGTAATGTGATGGGTTGGATTTCAGAAATCGACTTGCAGGTTTTCGATCTCCGTCACGCGGAAATCTTTGCGCTCCAACGCCTTGACGATTGAGTCCAGCACCTGTTTTGGTGTACCGGCGGGTAAAGTGACCAATACCCTTCTCAAGGCGTCTTCCCGGTTGATGTCCAGGGAAATGCAGCTGGCGATGGAGGAGTAGCGGTTGATGATCTTGGTGATGTGGTACAGGTCGCCTTTTTGACCGGGAGCGATGACGGTCAGCACATAGCTTCCGACATCGATGCTCCATGATTGGGCCAGCATATTCAGCAAGGCGTTGTGGGTCAGGATGCCGTAGAAAGTCATGTCCTTATTCAAAACGGAAATGTAGGGCAACTCTTTGATGGTAAAAAATACCTTAAAGAATGAACTGTCTATCGAAATGAATTTTGTGGCATTCTTCAGCAGATGCGTGACAGGGAGGTTCATGTCCCCACCATTGGCTTTATGCCGATAGATATGCATTTTGTAGATGTTTCCCCGGAAGATGGTTTCTGTTTCATCCAAAATCGGAACGCAACGGAAGCCGGATTCTTCGAGGATATCCAGTGCATCCCGAAGCGTGGCGGACTCTTTGACGATGGTCAACTCTCGTTTGGGGATGGCAAGTGAGCGGATAAGCATATAATATAGGTCCTCCTAAAAACACGGTTGTCTTAATGTGATAATAACATTAAAATGAAAAAAAGCAACGGTTAAAAACGCATAGTTGGAAATTCTTAAACATTTGATAAATCAAGCAGTAAAGCCCTTCCAAAGCTATGGCAGCATCTAATGAACATTAGATTGAAATGAGAACACTTGTCGGGCCAGGCAAGCCTAAGGAAGAAGAGTTGGACAGCGCCATCAGCCCGCGAATGAAAAATCTCTTGATTTTTCGAGTGGAGTTCACTATATTAAGTAGTATATAATTGAACAGAATCTATATTTTTTTATGCAACGGCACCTAACCTCAGTTCAGGAAATGTCCCCGTTGCGTGAGTCACCATTAAAAAGGAGAAAAAAATCATATGAACCCAGACCCCGAAGGCCAGTCGTTATTATCAAAAATAGCATTGATCCTAACCCTGACTTTACTGAATGCTTATTTTGCTTCAGCTGAATTAGCATTTGTTTCCATCAACCGCTCCAAAATCGAGAAGCTGGCCAAAGACGGCGATAAGAAAGCGCAAAAGGTTTTGCGTCTTTTGGAGAATCCGGATGATTTCTTGGCCACTATCCAAGTTGCCATCACTTTTGCGGGATTCTTCAGCAGTGCATCGGCTTCATCCAATTTCGTCGGCTATATCGAGCCGTTGTTGGGAAACATCGCAGGTGGCAAGACGATAGCGATGATCATCATCACCGTTATCCTTTCCTACATCACGCTCGTTTTTGGCGAGCTGTACCCGAAACAGATCGCCCTACAGATGCCTGAAAGCATTGCGCGTCATACTGCAGGTCCGATCGTTGTCGTCAAGACACTCTTCAAACCGTTTGTTTGGTTGTTGTCCTTTTCGACCGGCATCCTGAAGAAGCTGACGCCGATTGAATTCACGAATGTGGAAGAGAAGCTCACCCGTGATGAAATGAAGGCCATCCTGGCACAGAGCCGAGGCGAAGGGGTCATCGATCCATCCGAGTTCACGATGATGCAGGGGGTACTTTCGTTGGATACGAAGCTTGCCCGCGAATTGATGGTGCCGCGTACCGACACCTTGATGATGGATTTGGATGATGATCTGGAGTACAACATCGCGCTGGTTCTGAACAGTCAATATTCCCGGATTCCGGTCTATGAGGAAGACAAAGACAATGTCATAGGCGTTCTGCATATGAAAAATGTGTTGAAGGCATCAAAGGAAGTCGGTTTCGAGCGGATTTCTTTCCGTGAATTGGTCAATGCGCCTTTGTTCGTCCCTTCCACTATTTATATCGATGATCTCTTGGTTGAATTCCGCAAGACCCACACGCACATGGCCATCATCAAGGATGAATACGGCGGTGTGGAGGGGATCATCACCCTCGAGGACCTTTTGGAGGAAATCGTAGGGGACATTGAGGATGAATATGATGAAATTTACCGCCTTTCGAAAAAAATCGATGACAATCATTACGTCGTCAATGGACGTATGCCGCTGGACAAGTTCAATCAATTGTTCAAGACGGCAATCGCTTCCGAAGAAGTGGACACGATCGCCGGCTACATGATCGAGGAACTCGGCTATTTTCCGAAAGATGATGAGCATGCGACGATTCAGACTGGAGAGTACCTGCTGACGACTACTCAGGTCGAGAGCGGCCGGATCAGGGGCATCCGTGTCACAAGGGAACCGGTCCAAGAATTAGTTGTTGAAGATGAATAAGCGCAAGGCTGGGATTCGTTCCCAGCCTTGTTGCCATTAACAAAAGAGCACGTGATAAGGAGAAAAAAGCATGGCATTGAACGAAATGATGGACAGACCCGTCGTAAAGAAAGAACTGGTTGCTTTTATGCGCGACAGACTGAAACGTTTCCCGGGAGAATTGGGGGAACTGGAAAAGACAGCGAATGAAAAAGGCGTACCGATCATCCCGCACGAAACAGCTGTTTTCCTGAACATGCTGTTGGGTCAGATCAAGCCCAAACAGATACTGGAAATCGGAGCGGCCATCGGTTTCTCGGGAAGCTTGATGGCGCAACATGTCGGAGCGGAAGGCCATGTCACGACCATCGATCGTTTTGAGGTCATGATCAACCACGCCAAAGCAAATTTTGAAAAACTGGGCATCACAGACAAAGTGACGCTTTTGGAGGGCGATGCGGCGGAAGTCCTGCCTACTTTGGAAGGACCGTATGATTTCATCTTTATGGACAGCGCAAAATCCAAATATTATGAATTTTTGCCCCACTGCATCCGGCTTCTGAAGAAAGACGGCATGCTGGTCATCGATGATGTTTTCCAAGGCGGAACCATCCTCGATGATGAAAAGGACGTTCCCAAAAGGGTCCGCAAAATCCACCGACGCCTGAACAAGCTGATGGATACCGTGCTGGACCATCCGGCGTTGGAAACATCCCTCGTCCCCCTTGGTGATGGGCTGTTGCTGATCGTGAAGAAAGAAGACTTTGATTTCGGCTACATCCTGGATGAAATCGAAGCGGAAAAACAGGATCGCGCATAGTAATTTAGGGCTTGCCTCGAAATGAGGCAGGCTCTTTTTTGAATGGCATGGCGCCGGGTTGCCGGAGGAGGAGAGCCCGTGAAACGGGTCTCAACTCCGGCGAAGCCTGCGTTCCCCGGAGGAGAACATTGCGGTGCCACTCCATTCAGTTTGCCCGTAGAGAACATTGCAAGGCTGGTGAAAACGGAGCGCATCTGTTTGCATTTCTTCCGCGTTGGTATTATGATGAGTGTCTAAGAACCGGCCTATTATAAAAAAATTAAGATAAAATAGGTTGATTTTTCAAGAAAACATGGTAAAGTGATGAAAAGTGAGTTATGATCATTTGTAACGTAAACGTAACTTGGTTGTAACAAAACAAGAAGGTGGTCAGACAGTGAAAAAGAAACCCATCATCATTGGCGCTGCAACAATCTTATTGGTTGCAGCCGGATACTTTGGTGCAGGTAGCTATTATGAAGATAAATTCTTGCCGAACACGATGCTGGATGGCATTGACATATCGAATGATACCGTAGCCCAAGCAAAAGCAGAGACAACTGCAGCAATCGCACAAGCGCAGGTCGAAATCGTTGAAAATGGAGAAACCATCCTTGCGTTCACACCTGATGATCTAGGCATTTCCATCGACAACTCCGAGAAATTGGAAGCGATGAAAGCGGAACAAAATGGCTGGGACTGGCCGTTTTTGCTGTTCCAAGATAAACAGGAAGAGACCGATCTGAGCGGTGTTTCTGTCGACGAAACGGCTTTCGGGAACATCGTGGCGGAAATGCAGTTGGAAAATGAGAGCCGCATGGCACCCGTGAACGCTACCGTCGTCAAAGGAACGGAAGGCTATGAGATTGCGCCTGAAACCGCAGGGGACAAGGTCGATCTGGAATTGTTGAAAGCAAGCATGCTGGAAGCGATCATTGCCGGAGAAACCGAAATCGACCTGGCACAGGCGTATCAACAGCCGACATTGACGGCAGACGATCCAATTTTGATGGAAACGCTGCAGAAATTGGATGAGTTGACGAATACGGTTATCCAATACACGATTTCCGGACAGACGGAGACAGTGCCGCAAACAGCCATCGTCGAATGGTTGGTCGTAGACGAGAACGGTGAAGTGTCGGTCAATCGCGAAGGGGTTGCAGCCTACATGCAGGGACTCAGCGACACCTACAGCACCTATTCCCGTACGCGGGATTTCTTGGCGACGGACGGTGAAACGGTTCAAGTCCCACCTGGTACGTATGGATGGACACTGGCTGTCGCAACCGAAACGGACAAACTGGTCAACTATATTTTGGCGGGTGAAGACGTCACGGTAACGCCGAACTTTAACGGTACCGGCTACCATGCGGACGGCACTGACATCGGCGCTACCTATGTTGAAGTGGATCTTTCCAGCCAACATATGTGGTATTACAAAGATGGCGTCATTGTGCTCGAGACAGACATCGTTTCCGGGCATCCGATGACACCGACGCCGACTGGGGTCTTCTACATCTGGAACAAAGAAGAGGATGCCGTCCTGGAAGGCTACAATCCGAGGACCGAGAAGGATTACGAATCGCCTGTAGAATACTGGATGCCTGTCGATTGGACAGGCATCGGTATCCACGACTCGTCCTGGCAACCTGCTTACGGCGGTGAATATTGGCTTACTGCCGGATCGAACGGGTGTGTCAATACGCCGCCTGGGGTCATGGCTGAATTGTATGGGATGATCGGTATCGGGGTTCCGGTCGTCATCCACAGCTGATGAATCAACGAACGCCATAACTACCAATAGAGGGATGAGCTATCAGTCAGGAAAGCGATTGATGGCTCGTCCTTTTTGGTACAGTTGTCCGGATCCCGTCGGAAGGTAATTCAGGAACGCTTTGCACATAAGCGGCTGCAATTGTATAATAAAGAGTAGACGTTCCGAATGGGACAGAGAGTTGCAAGAAACAAGGAGGTTTGAAGATGAAAAAGGTACTAGTGGTAGACGATGAAAAACCAATTTCAGATATAATCAAGTTTAATCTGACCAAAGAAGGTTATGATGTCTTCACTGCATTTGATGGTGAGGAGGCCTTGGCGCAGTTTGCAGAGGTGGGTCCGGATATCATCCTGCTGGATCTGATGCTGCCAAAAATGGACGGTTTGGAAGTCTGCCGGGAAATCCGCAAGACGAGCGATGTGCCGATCATCATGTTGACGGCAAAAGATTCTGAAATCGACAAGGTGCTTGGACTTGAATTGGGTGCGGATGACTATGTCACGAAACCATTTTCGAACCGAGAATTGGTCGCGCGCGTAAAAGCAAATTTGAGGAGACAAGCCTCTCCAGTCGCACCACCGCCTGAAGAAGACGATACGAATGAAATTAAAATCGGATCCTTGATCATCCACGAAGATGCCTACATCGTGTCGAAGCGCGGGGTAGAAATCGAACTGACCCACCGCGAGTTCGAGTTGCTGCATTATTTGGCGAAACATCTCGGCCAAGTGATGACACGGGAGCATCTGCTGCAGACTGTATGGGGATATGATTATTTCGGCGATGTCCGCACGGTTGATGTGACGGTCCGGAGATTGCGCGAAAAAATCGAAGATACACCAAGCCATCCGACTTGGTTGATCACACGAAGAGGAGTAGGCTACTTCTTAAAGAACCCGGATCAGGAGTAACAGTATATGAACAAAAAGATACGTTTGGTTCACTCCATTCATTTTAAGATACCGATGTTGTTCATTTTCCTTCTGTTGGTATCCCTGCAATTGATCGGGGCCTATTTTATCCGTGAACTCGAAACGAAAATGATCAGCAATTTCGATAGCCAGATGAGCCTGAATGCCGGTTTTCTGGAGAAAACGCTGCAGCCGCTCCTGCTGGCTGATGATGCTGAAAAGCTGGAGGCTTCTGTGCAGACTATCCTCAGCGATTTTACGGGCGCCAACATTCTGGAAACGCAGGTCCTGGATGAGCAAGGGTATATCCTTGGAATCAATGACCAAACGCTGCAATCTTTGATCGGAACGAAGTCGACCGATCGGGATGTTCAACAAGTCATTCTTCTGGATGCACCCTCATCATACCAATATGTGAAGGAAGACACGAATAGCCGTGTGCTGAAGAAAATCAATCCGATCTATTCCATGGACAATACGGGTACCCTTATCGGTGTGTTGGTGATGGAATCGAATATCGAATCGGTCTATTCGCAGATGAGCCAGACGGTGAGCATTTTTTTGAATGCATCGTTGGTGGCGATCATCATCACGGTTGTTTTGGCAGTGATCATCTCCCGCGGCATCACGCGCCCCATTTCGGAGATGCGCCGACAGACAGCGAACATTGCCGACGGGGATTATTCCGGTAAGGTTACGGTCTATGGAGCGGACGAATTGGGCGAACTGGCTGAGACAATCAATGACCTGTCCTATAAAGTCAAGGATGCCCAGGAAACGACGGAATCGGAGCGCCAAAGGTTGGACAGCGTCCTGCGGCACATGACGGATGGCGTGTTGGCCACAGACCGTCGCGGCAAAATCATTATCATCAACAGTCGGGCGATGGATCTGCTCTCGATTTCGCAAGACAAAGCGATCGGACAATCGATCATGAAAGTGCTGAAGCTCGGGGAGAAATTCACTTTCCGCCAGTTGTTGGAGACGCAGGACGAGTTGATCCTGAACATCCCGACAGAAGATCAGGACACGATTCTGCGCGGTGAATTTTCAGTCATTCAGAGGGAATCCGGTTTCATCAGCGGATTGGTCTGTGTGCTTTCCGACATCACAGAGCAAGAAAAAGTCGAACAGGAACGCCGCAGCTTCGTTTCCAATGTATCCCATGAATTGCGGACGCCGTTGACAAGCGTGAAAAGTTACACGGAATCGCTGATCGACGGCGCTTGGCAAGATAAAGAAATCGCCCCGGAATTCCTGAAAGTCATCTCCACCGAGACTGATCGGATGATCCGGATGATCACCGATCTGCTGAACTTATCTCGGATGGACCAAGGGAAGCAGGAACTGAATCTGGAGTTCGTCAGCATCAATGAACTGGTCGCGCATATCATCGATCGCTTCGAAATGGTGTTGAAGTCGGAACAGTACCGAAACAAAAAATACAAGATCGAACGGGACTTTACGCAAAGGACGTTGTGGGTCGAAATCGATCAGGATAAATTTATCCAGGTCATCGATAATATCATGAACAACGCCATCAAATATTCTCCGGACGGCGGGAAAATAACCTGCCGGCTGATGGAGACGCACAACAGTGTCGTCATCAGCATCACGGATGAAGGCTTGGGCATTCCGCGTAAGGATATCGGTCATGTCTTTGACCGATTCTATCGGGTGGACAAGGCGCGCGCCCGTTCGATGGGCGGCACCGGACTTGGATTGGCCATTTCCAAAGAGGTCGTCCAATTGCACGGCGGGAAAATCTGGGTGACCAGTGTGGAAAATAAAGGGTCGACGTTCTTTATTTCCCTGCCTTACATTCCGATGGACGAGGAGGATGAATGGGGATGAGAAAAAAAGAATCACCGATACTGAGCGCACTGCTGTATACATTGGTCGCAATCAGTCTGTTCCTGACAGTAAGGATCCTTTCCACTCCGAGTACGATTGGTTTGGGCCAGAATTCGACGACATCCGTCTCCGCAAATCTGACCAACACGAAAAAAATAGAGGATGTCTTTGCGCCGATAAGGATGATTGTCCATACGGATAAGCGTATTTATTTGACGCAAATGCCGGAAATTATGCAAAACGTAAATGACCTGTTCGGGGAGAGCGTCCTTGACGGAATCGAAGGGGTCTCC harbors:
- the murF gene encoding UDP-N-acetylmuramoyl-tripeptide--D-alanyl-D-alanine ligase, with the protein product MKPLRIIDVVKAVGAIDYTSANRFAEINSVVFDSRKATPDSLFVPLQGETDGHDYVQSAIKNGATATLWSRAAGEAPEEIAVILVDDTLEALQKLAEAYLNMIQPKVVAITGSNGKTTTKDMTAAVLSARFRVHKTEGNYNNEIGMPMTILGMPEDTQVLVLEMGMSNFGEIGLLSRLANPDVAIITLIGDSHLEFLGSRRGIAQAKLEILEGLKPEGTFICPGDEPLISEELPQGCDFRQLTFGTDETAAVYAYDIVPGKNRTTFHVNLDPSVNLEIPVLGVYNVRNALAALAAAQVLGMTIAEAKEALATFQLTANRTQWLDGVNGSQLLNDAYNASPTSMTAVLRSFANLPREGKKIIVLGDIRELGEHSAEMHAALATEISPEEFDQVYLYGTEMRALYENLRTAFPEGTLYHYVGEKAPLIDKLKSELQYADQVLIKSSFGTDLLAVVAALRV
- a CDS encoding DEAD/DEAH box helicase; translated protein: MKFSELGLNAELLKSIEQMGFEEATPIQEQTIPLALQGLDVIGQAQTGTGKTAAFGLPMLQKIDNNNKVIQGIVIAPTRELAIQTQEELYRLSRDKKVSVQVVYGGADINRQIRALKNRPQIIVGTPGRLLDHIKRKTIRLDHIETLVLDEADEMLNMGFLEDIEAILSETPAERQTLLFSATMPDSIKKIGVKFMHAPEHVKIKASHTAANLIDQYFVKCKDFEKFDTMTRLFDVQNPELAIVFGRTKRRVDELSKGLELRGYRAEGIHGDLTQQKRMSVLNAFKTGDLDILVATDVAARGLDISGVTHVYNYDIPQDPESYVHRIGRTGRAGKEGMSVTFVTPNEMDYLRTIENLTKKPITPLQPPSDEEAFRGQVKTAMDEVETLVKETETDKYKRAAVRLLEEHTAEDLVAAFLKSLSKDATDVPVKITPERPLPSRKGKGGGGYKGKGGGGYKGNRSSSDRRGGGERGGERSFNKNRSSDSKPRSGGKRYDDKRGGGSSASAPKKSSHSFTIRNNND
- the acpS gene encoding holo-ACP synthase, which translates into the protein MIYGIGLDVTELDRITSAYERRPGFAERVLTEAELKLFLVLSGSRQMEFLAGRYAAKEAFSKAYGTGIGKLSFQDIEILPGENRKPEITRSPFEGNGFVSITHSGNIIAAQVVLEK
- the alr gene encoding alanine racemase; translation: MVVGKHRPTIATVDLEAISWNIQQIRKGLSPGKKFFAVVKADAYGLGAVPVAKAAKEAGVDGFCVALLDEAMELRENGLSDDFIMVVGPTEAEDAALIADNGISVAVTATEWLEAALPYLQERQTDLPVRVHMAIDTGMGRIGLRTVEEVKAFEARLAELEGFVFEGIFTHFATADGEDPTLVEQQLNLFEDILEALAQRPPIVHLANSAISLWHEAFRTDAVRVGIAMYGYNPSDTVLELPYELKPSVQLDTQISYVKQMHEGDTIAYGARYRAFEGEWIATLPIGYADGWRRDLRHQTVIVDGQRCPIRGVICMDQCMISLPKEYPVGTKVTLLGENGGLVNNPSEMAVTIDTIGYEILTGINARVPRVYK
- a CDS encoding QueT transporter family protein translates to MSTRKMVINTIIAALYVALTGIFAFMSFGAIQFRVSEMLNHLVGYHKDYKYGVLAGVFIANLIFSTLGAWDLVFGFGQTLISFLILEKLFKPNDSEMKRMMLTALVFTLTMVFVAIELYIVLDLPFWFSFATAAFGEAVVLVVSAPLMKYLNKIIGFADKMA
- a CDS encoding MBL fold metallo-hydrolase, translated to MEMYAITVGPIQENCYFLIGDHENDTIIFDPGEQAEDIIAAIEENELHPIAIVLTHAHYDHIGALETIREKYDVPVYQNPIEREWLLDPQLNGSASNPNVPDVRLAKEADVFFEEMGPYQIGEFRFEMQHIPGHSPGSTVFIFRENGFAIVGDVIFKGSVGRSDLPGGSHETLIAGIQKYIVPLPGEMVLFPGHGDPTTVREEIYSNPYLNGATR